In Algihabitans albus, the following are encoded in one genomic region:
- a CDS encoding TRAP transporter permease, translated as MSDSQGNAASKALSDEELADLVASTDTGARGVSGSIGVLLAAVAFVWSLFQLWIASPLPFLAQSGLGLPVVLNNTETRSIHLAFALFLAFTAFPAPGKPRAGSLMQRLASGLIVGLALILLGLLMAGLLGSEASIGGALAGLVSEPRYFAPALALLLVCLATAEKARDRVPLLDWVLALGGAFCGAYLYLFYAALTGRPGLPTWYDLTIAGIGLVMLLEATRRSLGPPLMIVALVFLAYVFFGNSPVFPEVIQWKGASVERAMSHMYLTTEGVFGVALGVSSSFVFLFVLFGSLLDKGGAGNYFIKLAFALLGHLRGGPAKAAVLASAMTGLISGSSIANVVTTGTFTIPLMRRVGFTPERAGAVEVGSSVNGQIMPPVMGAAAFLMVEYVGISYAEVVKHAFLPAAISYIALLYLVHLEALKQQMQALPKSVVHPLKAQLLRTGIIVSSIFILAGVTYYGLRGIQALVGDVAWLPVVLILGAIYLGLIWLAARDPDLQMDDPDAKVVKLPVAGEVVRTGLYYLLPIVVLVWFLMVELKSPGLSAFWATTLMIVILLTQRPLKAFFRGTGSEIAQQSLQGVGDLVAGMIAGARNMIGIAVATAAAGIIVGTVTLTGIGQVMAEFVEFISGGSLMLILVFTALISLILGMGLPTTANYIVVSSLMAPVVVELGAANGLIVPLIAVHLFVFYYGIMADVTPPVGLASFAAAAVSGGDPIRTGFTAFFYSLRTVILPFLFIFNTDLLLIDVDLTGAILIFIKATIAMLIFAAATQGYFFARSRIWESAVLLLVAFTLFRPGYWLDQVQPPFDAIPAAQVFDAIESKPEEAQIRLRLEGPDFQNFDEIRSLTLAFDIGPPDGGAARLEAATGLALALEDGQLIALDEPLPGAPNEAQWREFDFYGDTPVTVTEVLVPAERLPKEVFYIPALLLLVLVILVQRRRATVPAF; from the coding sequence ATGTCCGACAGTCAGGGGAATGCTGCCAGTAAAGCTTTGTCGGATGAGGAGTTGGCGGATCTCGTCGCCTCGACCGACACTGGTGCGCGCGGCGTGTCTGGATCGATCGGCGTCCTGCTGGCCGCCGTGGCCTTCGTCTGGTCTCTGTTCCAACTTTGGATCGCCTCGCCCTTGCCGTTCCTGGCGCAGAGCGGCCTTGGCCTTCCGGTTGTTCTGAACAACACCGAAACGCGGTCGATTCACCTAGCCTTCGCGTTGTTCCTTGCCTTTACCGCCTTTCCGGCTCCGGGCAAACCGCGTGCCGGCAGCCTCATGCAGCGTCTCGCATCGGGCCTGATCGTCGGTTTGGCGCTGATCCTGCTTGGATTGCTGATGGCGGGACTACTCGGCAGCGAGGCTTCCATCGGCGGTGCCTTGGCCGGGCTGGTCAGCGAGCCGCGCTATTTCGCGCCCGCGCTCGCACTTCTACTGGTCTGCCTCGCCACCGCCGAGAAAGCGCGGGACCGTGTGCCGCTGCTCGACTGGGTTCTGGCGCTCGGAGGCGCCTTCTGCGGTGCCTACCTCTATCTCTTCTACGCGGCGCTTACCGGGCGTCCCGGCTTGCCGACCTGGTACGATCTGACAATCGCGGGGATCGGCCTGGTGATGCTGCTCGAGGCAACGCGGCGCAGCCTCGGCCCACCCTTGATGATCGTTGCGTTGGTCTTCCTCGCCTATGTCTTCTTCGGCAATTCGCCGGTTTTCCCCGAGGTGATCCAGTGGAAGGGTGCCTCGGTCGAGCGAGCCATGAGCCACATGTACTTGACGACCGAAGGCGTGTTCGGCGTCGCACTCGGTGTCTCCAGCTCCTTCGTTTTTCTCTTCGTCCTCTTCGGCTCCCTGCTCGATAAGGGCGGCGCCGGCAATTACTTCATCAAACTCGCTTTCGCCTTGCTTGGTCATTTGCGCGGCGGCCCGGCCAAGGCTGCGGTCCTGGCCTCTGCCATGACCGGCCTGATCTCCGGATCGTCGATTGCCAACGTGGTGACCACGGGTACGTTCACGATCCCATTGATGCGGCGGGTCGGCTTCACGCCGGAGCGAGCCGGGGCCGTCGAGGTCGGTTCGTCGGTCAACGGCCAGATCATGCCGCCCGTGATGGGTGCTGCCGCCTTCCTGATGGTCGAATACGTCGGAATTTCCTACGCCGAGGTGGTGAAACACGCCTTCCTGCCGGCGGCGATCAGCTACATCGCGCTGCTCTACCTGGTGCATCTGGAGGCTCTCAAGCAGCAGATGCAGGCCTTGCCGAAGTCGGTGGTGCATCCCTTGAAGGCGCAGCTTCTGCGCACCGGCATCATCGTCTCGTCGATCTTCATCCTGGCCGGCGTCACCTACTACGGCCTGCGCGGCATACAGGCATTGGTCGGCGACGTTGCTTGGCTGCCGGTGGTATTGATCCTCGGCGCCATCTACCTTGGCTTGATCTGGCTGGCTGCGCGCGATCCCGATCTGCAGATGGACGATCCCGACGCCAAGGTCGTCAAGCTGCCGGTGGCCGGCGAGGTCGTGAGAACCGGCCTCTACTATCTGTTGCCGATCGTGGTGCTGGTCTGGTTCCTGATGGTCGAGTTGAAGTCCCCGGGCCTCTCGGCCTTTTGGGCGACGACGCTGATGATCGTCATCCTGCTGACCCAGCGTCCGCTCAAGGCCTTCTTCCGCGGGACCGGCTCCGAGATTGCACAACAGTCGCTGCAGGGTGTCGGCGATCTGGTCGCGGGCATGATCGCCGGCGCGCGTAATATGATCGGCATCGCGGTCGCGACAGCCGCTGCCGGGATTATCGTCGGGACGGTGACCCTGACCGGGATCGGTCAGGTCATGGCCGAATTCGTCGAGTTCATTTCAGGCGGCAGCTTGATGCTGATCCTGGTTTTCACGGCCTTGATCAGCCTCATCCTGGGCATGGGCCTGCCGACGACGGCCAATTACATCGTGGTGTCCTCGTTGATGGCGCCGGTGGTGGTTGAACTGGGAGCCGCCAACGGTCTGATCGTACCGCTGATCGCAGTGCATCTTTTCGTCTTCTACTACGGCATCATGGCCGATGTGACGCCACCGGTCGGTCTCGCGTCTTTCGCAGCCGCCGCCGTTTCGGGCGGCGATCCGATCCGAACCGGTTTCACCGCCTTCTTCTACAGCCTGCGCACCGTCATCCTGCCGTTCCTCTTCATCTTCAACACGGATCTGCTGCTGATCGACGTCGATCTGACCGGAGCGATTCTGATCTTCATAAAGGCAACGATCGCGATGCTGATCTTTGCCGCGGCAACGCAGGGGTACTTCTTCGCACGCTCTCGAATCTGGGAGTCCGCCGTTCTCCTGCTGGTCGCCTTCACGCTGTTCCGGCCCGGCTACTGGCTCGATCAGGTTCAGCCGCCTTTCGATGCCATCCCGGCCGCCCAGGTTTTCGACGCCATCGAGAGTAAGCCGGAGGAGGCGCAGATTCGTCTCAGACTCGAGGGGCCCGATTTCCAGAATTTCGACGAGATCCGCAGCTTGACCTTGGCCTTCGATATCGGCCCGCCGGACGGTGGCGCGGCGCGGCTGGAAGCCGCGACCGGTCTTGCGCTTGCGCTGGAGGACGGCCAGTTGATCGCGCTCGACGAACCCCTGCCGGGCGCCCCCAACGAGGCGCAATGGCGTGAGTTCGACTTTTACGGCGATACGCCTGTGACCGTTACGGAGGTGTTGGTGCCGGCCGAGCGCCTGCCGAAGGAGGTCTTTTACATTCCGGCGCTGCTGTTGTTGGTTCTCGTGATTCTGGTTCAGCGCCGCCGGGCGACCGTGCCGGCCTTTTGA
- a CDS encoding adenine phosphoribosyltransferase yields the protein MDLKTHIRKVPDFPKPGILFYDISTLLMHPDAWRHTVETLGAAIRPHNPDLLVGIESRGFLTAAPLALHLGLGFIMVRKKGKLPGVTTRHTYDLEYGTDTLEVQADAVKPGQRVMVLDDLLATGGTMSATVDLLQKQGADVCGVGCIIELSFLEGRKRLDVPVTSLVAYDD from the coding sequence ATGGATCTCAAGACTCATATACGTAAGGTTCCGGATTTCCCCAAACCCGGCATTCTCTTCTACGACATCTCCACGCTGCTGATGCACCCGGACGCCTGGCGGCACACGGTCGAGACACTCGGCGCGGCGATTCGACCGCACAATCCCGATCTGTTGGTCGGGATCGAGTCGCGCGGCTTTTTGACCGCCGCACCCCTGGCGCTGCACCTGGGTCTCGGCTTCATCATGGTGCGCAAGAAGGGCAAGCTGCCCGGGGTCACCACCAGACACACCTACGATCTGGAATACGGAACCGATACGCTGGAAGTCCAAGCCGACGCCGTGAAACCGGGCCAACGGGTTATGGTTCTCGACGATTTGCTGGCCACCGGCGGCACCATGAGTGCAACGGTCGATCTGCTACAGAAGCAAGGTGCCGACGTCTGTGGCGTCGGCTGCATTATCGAGCTCAGCTTTCTCGAAGGCCGGAAGCGGCTCGATGTGCCGGTGACCAGCCTGGTCGCGTACGACGACTAA
- a CDS encoding TAXI family TRAP transporter solute-binding subunit — protein sequence MRKLVLTGAAVALAAGAYVAVSAGGAAAQEQQFISIGTGGVTGVYYPTGGAICRLVNRNRKDHGIRCSVESTGGSVYNINTIRAGELEFGVAQSDWQFHAYNGTTRFEDQGPFEELRAVFSVHPEPFTVVARADSGIETFEDLQGKRVNIGNPGSGQRGTMEVVMEAYGWEVGDFALASELKAAEQSQALCDNNIDAMIYTVGHPSGSIQEATTACESVLVEVAGPTIEGLVEENSYYRTATIPGGMYRGSDEDTTTFGVGATFVTRADVADEVVYELVKAVFENFEDFKALHPAFANLEKEEMISDGISAPLHPGAERYYKEAGLM from the coding sequence ATGCGCAAACTCGTTCTGACCGGGGCGGCCGTAGCGCTGGCTGCGGGCGCTTACGTGGCCGTTTCGGCCGGCGGGGCAGCCGCCCAAGAGCAGCAGTTCATCTCGATCGGCACCGGGGGTGTAACCGGTGTGTACTATCCGACGGGCGGCGCGATTTGCCGCTTGGTCAACCGGAACCGCAAGGACCATGGCATTCGCTGTTCCGTCGAGTCGACCGGTGGTTCGGTCTACAACATCAATACCATTCGCGCCGGGGAGCTGGAGTTCGGTGTGGCCCAGTCCGACTGGCAGTTCCACGCCTACAACGGCACCACGAGGTTTGAGGACCAGGGCCCCTTCGAGGAACTTCGCGCGGTCTTTTCCGTACATCCGGAGCCCTTTACCGTCGTGGCACGTGCCGACTCGGGTATCGAAACCTTCGAGGATCTGCAGGGGAAGCGCGTGAATATCGGCAATCCCGGCTCCGGCCAGCGCGGCACCATGGAAGTCGTGATGGAAGCCTACGGCTGGGAGGTCGGCGATTTCGCTCTGGCTTCCGAGCTGAAGGCCGCGGAGCAGAGCCAGGCACTCTGCGACAACAACATCGATGCCATGATCTACACCGTCGGACACCCCTCGGGCTCGATCCAGGAAGCGACGACCGCTTGCGAGTCGGTTCTGGTGGAAGTTGCCGGCCCGACCATCGAAGGACTGGTGGAAGAGAACAGCTACTACCGCACGGCGACGATCCCGGGCGGTATGTATCGCGGCAGCGATGAGGACACCACGACCTTCGGTGTCGGCGCCACCTTCGTTACGCGCGCCGACGTGGCCGATGAGGTTGTCTACGAGCTGGTCAAGGCCGTGTTCGAGAACTTCGAGGACTTCAAGGCGTTGCATCCCGCCTTCGCGAATCTCGAGAAGGAAGAGATGATCTCCGACGGAATCTCGGCACCGCTACATCCCGGCGCCGAGCGTTATTACAAAGAAGCCGGCTTGATGTAA
- a CDS encoding DUF6969 family protein, which produces MAEAGSEILEIYRVLTKTGDNVVGELLRESDTFYEWDHYPSGDVYDAETHAQYYYHAHPGDQRFESEHGHFHTFLRPGGMPAGVKPAPVPRGDLPVDPDERLSHLIAIAMTPQGLPFRLFTVNRWVTGETWYAAEDVISMLDRFEIDHARPSWPVNRWVSAMMRLFRPEIVELVRARDRAIEAWQEQRNPPDVFEDRNLEITSMLEVSVTDQMQGVALALGRKS; this is translated from the coding sequence ATGGCCGAGGCGGGCAGCGAGATCCTCGAGATCTATCGCGTGCTCACCAAGACGGGTGACAACGTCGTTGGTGAATTGCTGCGCGAATCCGACACTTTTTACGAGTGGGACCACTATCCGTCCGGCGATGTCTACGACGCTGAAACGCATGCGCAATATTACTACCATGCCCATCCTGGCGATCAGCGTTTCGAGAGCGAGCACGGGCACTTCCACACTTTTCTGCGGCCGGGCGGCATGCCGGCGGGGGTCAAGCCCGCACCGGTGCCACGCGGGGATCTGCCCGTCGATCCCGATGAGCGGCTGAGTCACTTGATCGCAATCGCCATGACGCCCCAGGGCCTTCCCTTTCGGCTTTTTACGGTCAATCGCTGGGTTACCGGTGAGACTTGGTACGCTGCCGAGGACGTGATCTCCATGCTCGACCGCTTCGAGATCGATCACGCCCGGCCGTCGTGGCCGGTCAACCGCTGGGTTTCCGCGATGATGCGTCTGTTCCGTCCGGAGATTGTGGAGCTGGTTCGGGCGCGCGACCGGGCCATCGAGGCGTGGCAGGAGCAGCGCAACCCGCCCGATGTCTTCGAAGACCGAAATCTGGAGATCACATCCATGTTGGAGGTGTCGGTCACCGATCAGATGCAAGGCGTTGCTTTGGCTTTGGGGCGCAAAAGCTAA
- a CDS encoding BKACE family enzyme, which yields MLAVAPNGARKTKSDHPALPIEPEEIAETAKACAAAGAAMIHLHVRDAKGQHSLDVGRYRAATEAIRAAVGQDLVIQVTTEAVGRFDPAEQMESVRRLEPEAASFALRELVPDAESETEAARFFAWVAEAGIQAQFILYDADDLRRFRALRRRGVLPAGPQFLLFVLGRYAAGQRSEPTDLLPFLALDEAADPWAICAFGPKEAAAAVTAAALGGHARVGFENNLLLPDGGIAKDNAALVAWVAESVGRLKRPLATAEQVRRLLVPS from the coding sequence GTGCTGGCAGTTGCCCCCAATGGCGCGCGCAAGACCAAGTCCGATCATCCGGCCCTGCCGATCGAGCCCGAGGAAATCGCCGAGACCGCCAAGGCCTGTGCGGCGGCTGGCGCCGCGATGATCCATCTGCACGTCCGCGACGCAAAGGGGCAGCACTCGTTGGATGTCGGCCGTTACCGCGCGGCGACGGAGGCGATCCGGGCTGCCGTCGGGCAGGATCTCGTCATTCAGGTTACGACCGAGGCTGTCGGGCGGTTCGATCCAGCCGAACAGATGGAGTCTGTACGTCGACTCGAGCCGGAGGCGGCCAGCTTTGCCTTGCGTGAGCTTGTACCGGACGCCGAGAGCGAGACCGAGGCCGCGCGGTTTTTCGCCTGGGTCGCCGAGGCGGGGATCCAGGCCCAGTTCATCCTCTACGACGCGGACGACCTGCGGCGCTTCCGCGCACTGCGCCGGCGCGGTGTTCTGCCGGCGGGGCCGCAGTTTCTACTTTTCGTGTTAGGCCGCTATGCCGCCGGACAACGCTCTGAGCCGACCGATCTGCTGCCCTTTCTGGCTCTCGACGAGGCAGCCGATCCCTGGGCGATCTGCGCCTTCGGCCCGAAGGAGGCTGCCGCTGCGGTGACAGCTGCGGCCCTGGGCGGGCACGCCCGCGTCGGTTTCGAGAACAACCTGCTGCTGCCAGACGGCGGAATCGCCAAGGACAATGCCGCGCTTGTCGCTTGGGTTGCAGAAAGCGTGGGCCGGTTGAAGCGGCCGCTGGCCACGGCGGAGCAGGTACGCCGCCTGCTCGTCCCGTCATGA
- a CDS encoding universal stress protein — MYRDILLAVDLGHPDTQDKAVSTALEYTKAFGSRLHVITVVPDFGMSIVGSFFPANYEQQALEQARDALHAFTAKHVPADLKVQHIVGHGTIYQEILRCAEAVEADLIVMASHRPGLEDYLLGPNAARVMRHASTSVLVVRD; from the coding sequence ATGTACAGGGACATTCTATTGGCCGTCGATCTCGGCCATCCCGACACTCAGGACAAAGCGGTATCGACGGCTTTGGAGTACACCAAAGCTTTTGGATCCCGTTTGCATGTCATCACGGTGGTTCCCGACTTCGGTATGTCGATCGTCGGATCCTTCTTTCCGGCCAACTACGAGCAGCAGGCGTTGGAGCAGGCGCGAGACGCCTTACACGCTTTCACGGCGAAGCACGTTCCGGCGGATCTCAAGGTTCAGCATATCGTCGGTCATGGCACGATCTACCAGGAGATCCTGCGATGCGCGGAAGCCGTCGAGGCTGATCTGATCGTTATGGCTTCGCATCGGCCGGGGTTGGAGGATTACTTGCTCGGCCCCAATGCTGCGCGAGTTATGCGTCACGCTTCGACCTCTGTGCTGGTCGTGCGCGACTGA
- a CDS encoding rhodanese-like domain-containing protein: MRLLALLTLVLLIPTAAVAQELPADQAQTLAVEGQLLLIDVRHPQEWRQTGVASAAETVSIHDPAGLPAFLAKVRALADRVPGRPIALICATGVRSDFAAKLLRQEGYDQVFNVREGMMGSTAGAGWLDRGLPLRPCTHC, translated from the coding sequence ATGCGATTACTCGCCCTCCTCACGCTCGTTCTCCTGATCCCGACGGCCGCCGTCGCGCAGGAGTTGCCTGCCGACCAGGCGCAAACACTCGCCGTCGAAGGGCAACTTCTGCTGATCGACGTGCGCCATCCGCAAGAGTGGCGGCAAACTGGCGTTGCGTCGGCCGCAGAGACCGTCAGCATTCACGATCCAGCCGGTTTGCCGGCATTCCTGGCAAAAGTCCGGGCCTTGGCAGATCGCGTACCGGGCCGTCCAATCGCCTTGATCTGCGCAACGGGCGTTCGCTCGGACTTCGCGGCCAAGCTGTTACGTCAAGAAGGTTACGACCAGGTCTTCAACGTCCGTGAGGGGATGATGGGATCGACGGCGGGCGCGGGATGGCTCGATCGCGGCCTGCCGCTGCGGCCTTGCACACACTGCTAA
- a CDS encoding aspartate aminotransferase family protein: MSYILHRQAAHDYPVAMAGDGPYLIDDKGRRYLDASGGAAVSCLGHSHRGVVEAIKAQLDRLPYAHSGFFTNGPAEALAEHLVTRAPERLGKVYFLSGGSEANETALKLARSYWVEKGQPQRVNFISRRQSYHGNTLATLSIGGNPGRRAVYEPLLMPVTQIAPCYPYRDKRPDESETDYGLRAAGELESAIHRLGPETVIGFVAETVVGATAGALAPVPGYLKRIRDICDRHGILLILDEVMSGMGRTGHLFACAEDGISPDLLTCAKGLGAGYQPIGACLISDEIVETIASGSGSFQHGFTYIGHPTVCAGGLAVQEAIEREGLLERVRTQGARLLDSLEDRFGNHRHVGDIRGRGLFLALELVEDRASKQPFDPELKLHARVKSEAMGRGLMCYPNGGTADGLRGDHVLLAPPFIISDSQIEEICEKLGAAIEAALPAAA, from the coding sequence ATGAGCTACATTCTGCATCGACAGGCCGCGCACGACTATCCGGTGGCAATGGCCGGTGACGGCCCTTACCTGATCGACGACAAAGGGCGCCGCTATCTGGACGCTTCCGGCGGAGCGGCAGTGTCGTGCCTGGGCCATAGCCATAGAGGCGTGGTCGAGGCGATCAAGGCACAGTTGGATCGGCTGCCCTACGCTCACTCCGGGTTTTTCACCAACGGGCCGGCCGAAGCCCTCGCCGAACATCTGGTGACCCGGGCGCCTGAACGTCTCGGCAAGGTGTACTTTCTGTCTGGAGGCTCCGAGGCCAACGAAACAGCACTGAAGCTGGCGCGGAGTTACTGGGTGGAGAAGGGGCAGCCGCAGCGCGTGAACTTCATTTCACGCCGCCAGTCCTATCATGGAAACACTCTGGCCACCCTGTCGATCGGCGGTAATCCGGGCCGCCGTGCCGTTTATGAGCCGCTCTTGATGCCCGTTACCCAGATCGCCCCCTGCTATCCCTATCGGGACAAGCGCCCGGACGAGAGCGAGACGGACTATGGCCTGCGTGCCGCCGGGGAGTTGGAGTCGGCGATCCATCGGCTCGGGCCCGAGACGGTGATCGGCTTTGTCGCGGAGACTGTCGTCGGTGCAACGGCCGGCGCCCTGGCGCCGGTTCCCGGCTACCTGAAGCGCATCCGGGATATCTGCGACCGCCACGGCATTCTGCTGATCCTGGATGAAGTCATGTCCGGCATGGGCCGAACCGGCCATCTCTTTGCCTGTGCCGAGGACGGCATCAGCCCCGACCTTCTGACCTGCGCCAAGGGGCTGGGCGCTGGCTATCAGCCCATAGGCGCTTGTTTGATCTCCGACGAGATCGTTGAGACCATCGCGAGCGGTTCCGGCAGCTTTCAGCATGGTTTTACCTACATCGGTCATCCGACGGTTTGCGCCGGCGGATTGGCCGTGCAAGAGGCCATAGAGCGCGAAGGCCTGCTCGAACGGGTCCGGACACAAGGCGCGCGGCTGCTGGACAGTCTGGAAGACCGTTTCGGCAATCATCGCCATGTCGGCGACATCCGAGGACGGGGCCTGTTCCTGGCCTTGGAGCTGGTTGAGGACCGGGCGAGCAAACAACCCTTCGATCCCGAGCTGAAGTTGCATGCCCGGGTGAAAAGCGAAGCCATGGGCCGTGGTCTGATGTGCTATCCCAATGGCGGCACGGCGGATGGCTTGCGTGGTGACCACGTTCTGCTGGCGCCGCCCTTTATCATCTCCGACTCTCAGATTGAGGAAATCTGCGAGAAGCTTGGCGCAGCCATCGAGGCTGCGCTGCCTGCAGCCGCCTGA